The proteins below come from a single Nocardiopsis gilva YIM 90087 genomic window:
- a CDS encoding cobalt-precorrin-5B (C(1))-methyltransferase: MTETPDTGPDPGPDLREPDLPRTMKVRQKALRTGWTTGTCASAAAKAATEALVSGRPVEVVEVALPSGRRITFATERCEVLSADRAEAVVVKDAGDDPDATHGAHITATVTRRPQSSGLELDGGIGVGVVTKPGLGLEPGGPAINPVPREMITQAVREAADVDRAGLSVVISVPEGEKMARKTTNAKLGILGGISILGTTGIVRPFSTASWRASVEQAVSVMAAQGEDTLVLCTGGRTEKGAMLRYPHLPDVCFVEVGDFTGAALRRALDHGLTRVVFVGMAGKLTKIASGVLMTHYTRSKVSTELLGDVTRQVGGGEELAAQVDTANTGRHAYELWEKADLLKPGGDELCHRVADVLTRFTEGVMAAEVAMVDFTGKNVVAAYPRESTA, encoded by the coding sequence ATGACCGAGACGCCCGACACCGGCCCGGATCCCGGGCCGGACCTGCGCGAACCCGACCTCCCCCGCACGATGAAGGTGCGGCAGAAGGCGCTGCGCACCGGCTGGACGACGGGCACGTGCGCCTCGGCCGCGGCGAAGGCGGCCACCGAGGCGCTGGTCAGCGGGCGCCCGGTGGAGGTGGTGGAGGTGGCGCTGCCCTCGGGCCGCCGGATCACCTTCGCGACCGAGCGCTGCGAGGTCCTCTCGGCCGACCGCGCGGAGGCCGTGGTGGTGAAGGACGCCGGGGACGACCCCGACGCCACCCACGGCGCGCACATCACCGCCACGGTCACCCGCAGGCCGCAGAGCAGCGGTTTGGAACTCGACGGCGGCATCGGCGTCGGCGTCGTCACCAAGCCGGGGCTCGGTCTGGAACCCGGCGGCCCTGCGATCAACCCCGTCCCCCGCGAGATGATCACCCAGGCGGTGCGGGAGGCCGCCGACGTCGACCGTGCGGGTCTGAGCGTCGTCATCAGCGTCCCGGAGGGCGAGAAGATGGCGCGCAAGACCACCAACGCCAAACTCGGCATCCTCGGCGGGATCTCCATCCTCGGCACGACCGGGATCGTGCGCCCGTTCTCCACGGCCTCCTGGCGCGCCAGTGTCGAGCAGGCCGTGTCGGTGATGGCGGCCCAGGGCGAGGACACCCTGGTGCTGTGCACGGGAGGCCGCACCGAGAAGGGCGCGATGCTGCGCTACCCGCACCTGCCCGACGTCTGCTTCGTCGAGGTCGGCGACTTCACCGGCGCCGCACTGCGCCGCGCGCTGGACCACGGCCTGACCCGCGTCGTCTTCGTCGGCATGGCGGGCAAGCTCACCAAAATCGCCTCCGGTGTGCTGATGACCCACTACACCCGCTCCAAGGTCTCCACCGAACTCCTCGGCGACGTCACCCGCCAGGTGGGCGGCGGCGAAGAACTGGCCGCCCAGGTCGACACCGCCAACACCGGCCGCCACGCCTACGAACTCTGGGAGAAGGCGGACCTGCTCAAGCCCGGAGGCGACGAACTCTGCCACCGCGTCGCCGACGTCCTGACCCGCTTCACCGAGGGCGTGATGGCGGCGGAGGTCGCCATGGTCGACTTCACCGGCAAGAACGTGGTGGCGGCCTACCCGAGGGAGTCCACCGCGTGA
- a CDS encoding cytochrome P450 family protein, with protein MTESAERTTPHTRTAGDVLDMLDPELLSNPFGVYRRLREQTPLARALPRGIDTPVWLATRYADVRTVMSDARFSNDPDDVPDGLADDLHRQITSTRGLSGEEAQYVARSILDLEGADHTRLRKLVSRAFTARRVNELRPRMQEITDRLLDELPSKAADGAVDLIDHFAYPLPITVICELVGIPDEDRQQWHRWSDALISIDRTAFGPALLEGAAYIRDLIGHRRARPTQDLLSALLRVEEEDGDRLTEEELVRLVFTLVIAGHVTTAHLIGNGVLALLTHQDQLARLRADPDLTPRAVHELMRWCGPVLGAVRVRYATDDVEIADTLIHRGEGVLALFASANRDPREFPDPDRLDITREPPRRETHLGFGHGAHYCLGAALARQEAETAFDSLFRRYPKLSLAVPPESLHHRPSPNFRGLPQLPVRLE; from the coding sequence ATGACCGAATCGGCCGAGCGCACGACACCGCATACACGGACCGCGGGCGACGTCCTGGACATGCTGGACCCGGAGCTGCTCAGCAACCCGTTCGGCGTCTACCGGCGGTTACGCGAGCAGACGCCGTTAGCGCGGGCCCTGCCCCGCGGCATCGACACACCCGTCTGGCTCGCCACGCGCTATGCCGATGTCAGAACGGTGATGAGCGACGCCCGTTTCAGCAACGACCCCGACGACGTGCCCGACGGCCTGGCCGACGACCTCCACCGGCAGATCACGAGCACACGCGGACTCTCCGGCGAGGAAGCCCAGTACGTGGCGCGCTCGATCCTGGACCTCGAAGGCGCCGACCACACGCGGCTGCGCAAACTCGTCTCCCGGGCCTTCACTGCGCGCCGCGTCAACGAACTGCGCCCGCGCATGCAGGAGATCACCGACCGGCTCCTGGACGAACTCCCCAGCAAGGCCGCGGACGGCGCCGTCGACCTCATCGACCACTTCGCCTACCCCCTCCCCATCACCGTCATCTGCGAACTCGTCGGCATCCCGGACGAGGACCGGCAGCAGTGGCACAGGTGGAGCGACGCGCTGATCAGCATCGACCGCACGGCCTTCGGTCCGGCGCTCCTTGAGGGAGCCGCCTACATCAGGGACCTCATCGGCCACCGTCGCGCGCGTCCGACCCAGGACCTGCTGTCGGCACTGCTCAGAGTGGAAGAGGAGGACGGCGACCGGCTCACCGAGGAGGAACTGGTCCGGCTGGTCTTCACGCTCGTCATCGCCGGGCACGTGACGACCGCCCATCTGATCGGCAATGGCGTCCTCGCCCTGCTCACCCACCAGGACCAGCTCGCCCGCCTGCGGGCCGACCCCGACCTGACGCCACGCGCCGTCCACGAACTGATGCGCTGGTGCGGCCCGGTACTCGGCGCGGTGCGCGTCCGCTACGCGACCGACGACGTCGAAATCGCGGACACACTCATCCATCGGGGCGAGGGGGTACTCGCCCTCTTCGCCTCCGCCAACCGCGACCCCCGCGAATTCCCCGACCCCGACCGGCTGGACATCACGCGCGAACCGCCGCGCCGCGAAACCCACCTCGGCTTCGGCCACGGCGCCCACTACTGCCTCGGCGCCGCCCTGGCCCGCCAGGAAGCCGAAACCGCCTTCGACTCCCTGTTCCGCCGCTATCCGAAGCTCTCCCTCGCGGTCCCACCAGAATCCCTCCACCACCGCCCCAGCCCCAACTTCCGTGGCCTGCCCCAGCTGCCGGTCCGGCTGGAGTAG
- a CDS encoding cytochrome P450 family protein, with protein MTERVQPDTTPTAIPVEAVTDEATVFDLQDPELLRTPHAIYGRLREQAPVVWAKTRVGETDLGFWLVTRYAEVKELLADSRFSNDPHDVPGGQAVDFRRKAREEIGMREEESYLTRTLLDIEGADHTRLRKLVSRTFTVRRVNELRPRVEEITDRLLDELPATAENGVVDLIEHFAYPLPIAVICELVGIPEEDRTQWHVWSDKLLSTDRSLVAGVVREAAAQIRRLIELRRAQPTSDLLSGLVRIQDEDGDRLTEDEMISLIFVLVIAGHLTTANLIGNGTVALLTHPDELDRLKSDPELAPRAVHELMRWCGPLMTAARVRYALEDVEIGGTTIRQGESAMGLLATANRDLREFDAPDRLDITREPAGRRESHVGFGHGPHYCLGAALARQEGDVAFTKLFSRFPDLRLAVDPEELEYQPQPTFRSLIRLPVRL; from the coding sequence ATGACCGAAAGAGTCCAGCCCGACACCACCCCCACCGCGATTCCGGTGGAAGCCGTCACCGACGAGGCCACCGTGTTCGACCTCCAAGATCCCGAACTGCTGCGCACCCCGCACGCCATCTACGGGCGGCTGCGGGAGCAGGCCCCGGTCGTCTGGGCGAAGACCCGTGTCGGCGAGACCGACCTCGGTTTCTGGCTCGTCACCCGGTACGCGGAGGTCAAAGAGCTGCTGGCCGACTCCCGCTTCAGCAACGACCCCCACGACGTCCCGGGCGGGCAGGCGGTCGATTTCCGACGCAAGGCGCGGGAGGAGATCGGCATGCGCGAGGAGGAGAGCTACCTCACGCGCACGCTCCTGGATATCGAGGGTGCCGACCACACCCGGCTGCGCAAGCTCGTCTCCCGGACGTTCACCGTGCGCAGGGTCAACGAGCTGCGGCCGCGTGTGGAGGAGATCACCGACCGGCTGCTGGACGAACTCCCCGCCACGGCCGAGAACGGCGTCGTCGACCTCATCGAACACTTCGCCTACCCGCTCCCGATCGCGGTGATCTGCGAACTGGTGGGGATCCCCGAAGAGGACCGGACGCAGTGGCACGTGTGGAGCGACAAACTGCTCAGCACGGACCGGTCCCTCGTCGCAGGTGTTGTGCGCGAGGCCGCCGCCCAGATCCGGCGCCTCATCGAGCTCCGCCGCGCCCAACCCACCTCCGACCTGCTGTCGGGCCTGGTCCGCATCCAGGACGAGGACGGCGACCGGCTCACCGAGGACGAGATGATCAGCCTCATCTTCGTCCTCGTCATCGCCGGACACCTGACGACCGCCAACCTCATCGGCAACGGCACCGTCGCCCTGCTCACCCACCCCGACGAACTGGACCGCCTGAAGTCCGATCCCGAGCTGGCACCGCGCGCGGTCCACGAACTCATGCGCTGGTGCGGCCCCCTCATGACCGCTGCACGCGTCCGCTACGCCCTGGAGGACGTCGAGATCGGGGGCACCACCATCCGGCAGGGGGAATCCGCCATGGGCCTCCTCGCCACCGCCAACCGCGACCTCCGTGAATTCGACGCCCCCGACCGCCTCGACATCACCCGCGAACCCGCCGGCCGCCGCGAGTCCCACGTCGGCTTCGGCCACGGCCCCCACTACTGCCTCGGCGCCGCCCTGGCCCGCCAGGAAGGCGACGTCGCCTTCACCAAACTGTTCAGCCGCTTCCCCGACCTGCGGCTGGCGGTCGACCCTGAGGAACTGGAGTACCAGCCACAGCCCACCTTCCGCAGTCTGATCCGGCTTCCCGTGCGACTCTGA